The window CGGCTGTCCCCGGCGGTACTACTACCGTTACGTCGAGGGCAGGTCGGAGGCGCCCACGCCGGCCCTGCTGCGGGGCCGGTTGGCGCACGGGGTGCTGGCCCTCTGCTTGAGGGACGGCCTCTCGGTGGAGGAGGCGGCGTCGCGGGTGGCCGGAGCCGAGGGGGTGGACGGGGAGATCAGGGAGGAGGCCCTGGAGTTGGCGCGCGGGTACCTGGAGGCCGAGAGGCCGGCGCCGCCGTTCGAGGTCGAGCGCAAGGTGCGCGGAGTGCTGGACGGCGAGGAGTTCGTGGGTTTCATCGACCTCATCGAGGGCGGGCCGGTCCCGCGGCTCACGGACTTTAAGACGTCGTGGGAGAAGTACGGGCCGCTGGACAGCTACCAGCTTCCCCTGTACGCCTGGATGGCGGGTTCGGGGCGCGTGCGGGCGCGGCTGTGGTTTCTCCGCTACCGGCGCGAGCCGGCTTTGGAGGCAGAGGTCGGCCCCGGGGAGATCGAGGCCGCCCTGGACTGGGCCCGCGGGGTGATGCGGGACATCCGCCAGGCGGCGGAAGAGCCCCTGTGGTCGGGCTTCCCACCGCGCCCCGGCGGCGTCTGCTCGGAGTGCGGCTTCGCCCTGGAGTGCCTGGGGGCGGAAGTGCTGGGGGAAGCGACGCCGGAGGACCTGGCGGGGTTGGTGCTGAGACTGGAGCGCGCACTGCAGGTCTGCCGGGAGCGGCTGGAGGAGGCGGTGAAAGCCGCCGGGCCGGTGGCGGCGGGCAACCAGTACTTCGGGATGTACCCTAGGTCGAGGTGGGTCTTCCCGGACGTGGCCGTGTTCTGCGACCTCCTGCGAAGACACGGTAGGGACCCCTGGAAGTACCTCGAGGTGCCGGGCTGGAAGCTCGCGCCCTTGCTGCGGGGCAAGCTGGGCGAGGCTATCAAGGCGCTGGGCGAGGAAACGGTAGAGGCGTACTTCACCCACCGTGACAGGCCCCCGGACGGGGCGCCTGCGGGGAAT of the Bacillota bacterium genome contains:
- a CDS encoding PD-(D/E)XK nuclease family protein yields the protein MDRRPWSFSRLELYADPRYGCPRRYYYRYVEGRSEAPTPALLRGRLAHGVLALCLRDGLSVEEAASRVAGAEGVDGEIREEALELARGYLEAERPAPPFEVERKVRGVLDGEEFVGFIDLIEGGPVPRLTDFKTSWEKYGPLDSYQLPLYAWMAGSGRVRARLWFLRYRREPALEAEVGPGEIEAALDWARGVMRDIRQAAEEPLWSGFPPRPGGVCSECGFALECLGAEVLGEATPEDLAGLVLRLERALQVCRERLEEAVKAAGPVAAGNQYFGMYPRSRWVFPDVAVFCDLLRRHGRDPWKYLEVPGWKLAPLLRGKLGEAIKALGEETVEAYFTHRDRPPDGAPAGNS